The Helicoverpa armigera isolate CAAS_96S chromosome 18, ASM3070526v1, whole genome shotgun sequence genome segment TTCAGCAGTTCAACAATTCCATTAGCAGATCCCTTATTATTGGTGCACAAGGTGGCCAGGTCTTCCGGCTCCTTGGTCATCCAGTGCTTCCAGATGCTGTACATGTGGTTGAAGGCCTTGTGGTAGTAGGGTTGAGGGGCAGTCTCTGTTGACATGGTCTGTTGGCTGATGCGGGTTATGACCCTGGAAATGGAAGATGGGTTAGTATCTTAGTATTTTCGAGGAGTTTCTTAAATATAGGCTAGTTAAATTTTATGCATGCAGTAGACCATTTCTTGCTCGCTTGTTTTACTTGACAGGGGCTGTGAAGAATATATGCCGTGCgacaattacaataattttaattccccTTGCTTTATACTTTGAAAAATGGGGGtagttatttatgttgtttaagCGGTCATGCGAATTGTTTAATGTAGTTGCGAAAAattctaggcagatgatgatgaaacttcTATGCCTATTGACTGctgtaagtatatgtatattccATTGCATCGACGGTCTTTTTTATAGTTCTCTACCGTTATCTTTCCTTACCTCTTCATAGCTCCTCTTAAATCTGCTCTTATGGTGCTAACGCTAAGGTCTTTACTCTTCTCCATATAATAGAACTTGATGTCCTGCAACATGGAAATATGTACAATGATCAGGAACACCAAAGTTTATATCCGAAAGTTTTTACAAATAACAGTCTTctttttttatgagattttatgattttttctttaCGGTAGCTGAATCGTAAGTCATACATGCAGTTGCTTTAAGAAATTACTTATAAGTAAACATCGTTGTGAGAAGGCTAGgcattatgataaaaaatctattttataagAGGGAAATAAGGCAGCCTGATTTAAATCCGCCTTATACCTTGGAGTTTCGTcttctttctttaaaatacccaaataaatatttaaaggctACTAAAACAAAACGTACCTTGAAGTTAATTTCTCTGTCCAATTTAAGCAAAGGAGCCTTGTCCCCAGCAATAATCTTGGTGAGAGGTCCGAGGTCTTCAACGTGTTTGGAGATGAAGCCCAGAGCCAGCATGGAATCTTTTTCCTCACCATTTCGGAAGAGCACACCTAGAAAATAGTGGTTTCTTTGTCAGAAATTATGGCACGGAGCGGATTGGTGCTGCCGTGGAAGTTTTAAGGTTTTAGATGCTATAAAATCTAGACTCGGAGCTTGTTATATTACTGATTTTCTTGTGGTTTGATCTTTATGATCATCATTAAGTCGATATATGAATGCCTGCCGGgcctgcggaattgttcgaaagagttaccgcggcgctgacACATAacgggcttaagaaggaatatgATGCGTTTCAATCTAACACTCCCTCAGCCTGCAGCCACAGCGGGAGGGctcatttaatgatttcccataaaaaaaagatatcatATATCGGATCGAAAGAAATGATTTtctgatttttgtttgttactccATTTAAAAAACTGTGTTTGTATTATAGGTACCTCTACAATCAGTGGTCCCAGGAGTAGGATGATGTCCAAACATGCCGCAGTAGAACGCAGGCATACGAGTAGACCCGCCGACATCTGAACCTGAAACATTTACAGAAAAAATTGTAGACTCATCATGATGCATGATTATTGGTGATTATTACTTTTATCTATCTACATTCCGTGATATAGGTAGTAAGTAGTGTTTTCCTGATGAGCTAAAATGATAATATAGATATAGTACACTctttagtaattattatttattgtaaattattgtttgtcCGTATTACGTTTTCTCAACTCAGGAGATTGAAATATGAGGGTGCTTTTATCCTTTATCCATGTCAAGTAAATTCTTCAGACGATCTGATTCTGGTGCTGACTGCTGGACGCAGGTCATTTCCAACCAATTTGGAAATAAATAGGGGAGGCCTAATGTTCAGTAGTACCTACTGAACCCAAGATGATGATGCTGAACTTACATAAACTGACAACGGTAGCACAGGAGGCTGTTAACGCAGCCTCAGCTCCACTGGACCCGCCAGTAGTCCTGCCAGTGTGGTGCGGGTTGTTCGTCATACCGTAAAGTGGGTTGCGGGTTTCTTGCCTGTTGAATGGAATATGTGTTGGTTAGTCCTAGTTGCTGTTACATGCCCTAAATGATGACTGGTCAAAATCTACTCATAGAAGTTTTCGATTAAACAAGATCCATTTTTGCGTTTTGATgattgaataggtacctactgtagcAATATTTGATAGGATTACTTTTGCTATAAAATTTTCTAAGAGAGTCTCGTTCTTTCCGTTAAAACAACCCTTTTCGTTTTTTCCGTTAAAACCTGAACTGGGAAGATTTGACCTTTTGATTCtctttttagaatatttttctcaaataGGCGATCTTAGTCATCAAACGCAATCAAAAATGATGAAGtctttatttaatcaaaacacTTAAACAGAGTTACGGTAACTTGATATAAACTTACCAAACGAGCAGTTCAGGGAGGTTAGTGCAAGCTACCACAATACCACCAGCATCCTTCAGCCTCTTGATAGCCTCGCTGTCTTCCGTGGCCAGCACATGACGACGACTCATCAAACCCAAGGTGAAGGGCATACCTTCTACTGCCTGACTCTCCTTTGTCGTGAATGGGACTCCTGCAAAAATGAGGGCAGctgttaaccgacttcaaaaaaaggaggagccCAGTTTGACCTctaggtatgtatgtaattatctTGCGTAAGGGGGGAACCGATTCCGATGCGGTTTTTAGCATAGTATTTTTCAAACTCTGGaaagtttttaacatttttgtttgaattccacgtaaattaaaattgcgaatgttttgaaaatatcttCGGTATGAAACCATTTCTACTTTAACTTGTTAAGATACAGCGTAATTAGTAAGTTACCCAAGCATTACGATCATAAGCCATGATAAtgcaaataagtttatttttaaacttcactTGAATATTAACTTGGCAAGTGAACATTATTCAACGGACTATAAAAACTCGGTGGTCCATGACCTGACAAGAGAGTTGATTCTGATTTACTAAACATGAAGTAATATAATTGTTCGTATATGTACCgatcctaaaggctccgaaactactgaacagagtTGGGCAGCCACACTCCCGGGTTAaataaggctatattttatacaggtCCGGCAAGGAGTTTTTAAAAACCGCTGGTAACACCTTCGTAATCAATAAATAAGTGATGGAGGCAAGCAGTTTCCATACGGTTCTTTAGAAATCAATgcgggaggcctatgttcagcagtgaacCTATCTTATGGCCGAGATGAAGATGACGAAGTTTTGGATGACACGGATTTCACTAACATTCGAGATAGGAACTTGACATAACATTGACTTGACTCTATTAAGCAAATCAACAGTTAAGTCATTGAATTCTGCAGTAAACTTCTGGATACTGCGAATTCCACATACCCAACAATGGTTTCTTGTCGAACTCAGCATCAGGCAGGCCGTTGGCGATGAGGGCATCCACCTCCTTAGCCTCGGCGATCGCTGCGTCATACCGGCCCACTGCTATCGCGTTTATTATTGGGTTCACCTGGAAATTcacaattatttcattatttcactAACTTTCAAAGATTCTTCAAGTCGCAGAAATCGGATAGATATGATTTGGTTGTTTTGGAAGAGGCGAAACACAAACATGATACAAAGGAGTTGCTGACTCCAATTAATTTAAAGGTGGGTTGGTTGGTTAGTAAGAAGAACCCCCGCACATTGCAAAATTTAATGGCCCAAAAATAATCTGTTTACTAatcataataaagtaaatacacTCACCTCCTTAATCCTCTCGACAACAGCCCTAACCAAGTCTTCTGACTTCAGCTCCTTCTGTCTAATCTTCTTAGCCAGTGCGGTCGCACTCTCAGTTAGTACCGCATGCTTCTTCAAGTCCAAAGGTGGTATAGTCTTATTTCGACGATGCCAGAAGAGAGAGAAGATCCCGTCGACTGCCAAATCGAAGATCAGGCGGACGTACAGGATTACTGCTCGCCAAGTCTTATTCATGGTGATGTGTTGGTTTTctgtttgaagaaaataatttggTTACTGCTTTTGTTATCGCTCTTCTTATCGGGTGGGCAGGTTACAAGCCTAGTGTAAAGTGTTAGAttagactgcctcgttggtctagtgtcTCAGGATTGATTCCCgtgtcgggccgaaatcgcattgtgggttttcttaaatttTCACAAAGTTTAAGTActtaactttcacaaagcagcccgtagtctggaagttggagattgattcacccgtgcatggcaaagcacgtaaatgtcggtcctgcgcctgatctctttccggtcgtgtcggattgccgtcccatagGGTTATGATTGCCGTCCCAtagggttatgagagtgaagaactAGGGAGCGCACCTGTGTCtgagcaaatgctcgtgcactataatatgtcctgtgcagctggctgatctccttaaatgagaacagccaccgtgggcgaaatcggccgtggacgccacaAAGTGTTAGAGTTTCCAAATTCATCTGACGTGGAATTTTAACCAAGCTTTTCTGAGTAATATTAGGGTCAGTTTTACGTGCTTTCTCAGGTGGTTGTAACACTATCATCTTCCAGACTCGGGGCTGCTTAAAGGTTTCAGGCAATTTCGGGGCCATCCAGGAAACGGACCCGGAACCCCGTACATGGAAGTCGCGATCACACGATCAAGGGGGGCAGGGCTATGACTAGCTTCCACTCGCATCCCAGGAGCTCTAACTTCGACACCTCACCCGGATAGAAGTAGCCTATCTCAGCTATACTCTCTCAACTACATGTACTTATCTAAGCCAAGTTTCATTTCAATCAATTCAGAAATTTTAGCGTAATCGCTCCTAAAAGttaatatgtattatgaatattatgatCATTGTACCTAATTCAATGCATTTATCGCTTACCGatgcataaataaaacaattgttgcTGCAAAATGCAAAAACGATAACAATACACCCAGCTCAACGAAGATATTACTAAGCTACCTATCTATATAAATACCGGTGAAGATTGCTCAACACCTACCACCTACGTATTTATTCGATTCTCGACATTGACCTTTGTCCTTGGATTtgcaagtaggtaagtatttagtaCTGATTGCTTAATGTAAATACTCACCTATGTGCTTTTGAAATCaggtataatattataaatttcgTGTTAAATAAAAGTGGTTTAAGTGATTTAGTATGTCCCATTTCTATGTTTACGTACATATGTTTACTTTTCAGTGCGGTAGGTGTCTATaggaagagtttgtttgtttgatcacgctaatctcaggaactaatgcaccgatttgaaaaattgtttcagtgttagatagtccatttatcgaggaaggctacataAAGGTACTTTGTTATGTAAAGGTTGTAAATGAACCACaggacgcggttgaaaccgctcgctggtggaagctaactctactaaaagatttttttttaattattcaaagtaggctgaaaatcagatCTTTTTGGAGGTCGAGTTTACACCCGCATTTCACTAGTTACTAAGTATGTCTTTTACtgtgaagaagaaatggtgaaAAGCAACCACGGCAACACAAAATAAGGCTATTGTTCACCTAACATCTTTGTCTGCAACCAACGggttttttattgcatttaccTACGTCACCTAACTGTTACTCATAGCTGTGGTTACAATGAACAtgctttcatataaaaataaagcatattTGGTAAAAGCCTGACTTTCTTCGCGTCTCGTAAGTGGGTACGCTCAAATGTGCCTCGATGCATGACAGCCGTTTGCGCAAGAAGTATAGCAATCAAGGTTCGATAACCTCCTTAGGTAATGGTCACTTGGAAAGTTCCAAACTTGCATAaggccattaaaaaaaaaaatagcaagaTGCAACAAAAAACTGAGGTATTTTTATCAccgtcaaaaatattattgtcatcAACAAAAACGTAAGGTGTTTTTGTCACGAAATTCcgagaaaaatattattataataattgataattttgtttgcaaGTTTATTCAACTTGGCAGATAATGCGCTCTTGGTTTGGTCATCAACCGAATTGATGTTACCGCTATCGGGGCAAAAAAATGCATCAGTAGAACGGTTTTAGTGTAATGGAAGCTATTTTTGTGGAATAACATATTGTTGTCGTCTTTTTAACTTCCTATAAAGTCGCTTCCAACGGTACCTAACTTTagacaaattcattcctaactctacgggaactccatggcaacagaatggctggtcgtgattggtcgatcttacaaaaagactgaccaatcagggagagctttcggacagttgacaatttgacaatttctcatcgatagattataatatagcgaaaaataatgcgttaaattgcaatcagatgttacgattcacaataattcgacagtttacaatctctcgagatagattgtaatctaacgatgtttgtaatcttacggtgacatatacaacAGTTACAGTCGCAGTTACCGTCAAATAATTTGTCCCTCTGAATTAGAAGTCAAAGATCAAATCGTTTATTCTTGgctaattagattagcactttttcacatcaaaattaCAAACGGGCAGCAGCCCCAAAATGCTCCCTTTTGACTTAGACTTATGGATGTTGTATATAACTTTTGGATTAGACCTATATTTTGTGTTTCGCGAAGTCGAGGAGGCCTAACGGTTAAGCACCATCAGCCTCTTTTATGACTTTGCTGGTAAGTCCGATACTGTCTAAGCAGGTTCCTCTCTATATTTTGGACCCCAATGACTAGAAGTCCGAAATCGCAAATCCGCGTCGAGTAAGAGTGACCATTAGTGTTTATTAGAGACTACAAAAaaggctgatatgatgatgaagttACAACTTGTAACTTACAAGTAACAGTAATAGCACTGTAACTTGACTTAAAGTTCGCACTATTACATGTTAATGCGATAATGACACTGATGTATGACGCACTTTAGATGTAGGCAAATCTTAATTGCATTGCACCTGCATTTACATTGGTTTTCCGTACAGTTACTTGTCACCGCATGAATAGACTATCCCGTAATCGTACTCGTAATGTATAGAAAATTGGAATTCCAGTGATGAAACCGCAACAGTTGTAAAACTTATTTAGTCATCTGAGGCAACGGTAAGCGCGTAAGGCCTTTTGGCGTCTGGATTCTGGATAATCTACCTAGAGCGCcagcttatttttataaataggtaactCAGGTGTAGGTAAAGGCACCTAGGTATAGGTAAGCTGGTCCATTTGTTTATAATACACAAGTAGGTACCACAAGTCTTTATATTAGAATAAATTAACTGGCAAATAGTAATTCGCAAAATACTTggctaacaattttttttaaagaagatagtattatatattttttaatcacgAAATGGGATTCATTTTCAATATCCTTTTGTTgcctttcttgtttttttttctctctttcaGTAGATAGATAGGTAGTACCTACCTTATCTTCTGTAATCCAAAATAATAATCCAACTTCAATTTGATAATGAGTAAttaaatcacaaataaattgaCCTTGGCACTCAATATTTTATAGATAGGTAGGCCAATTATTTACTTCTATAGGTAGATATAGATTGTTTATAATAGAAGACAAGATTGTTTATCTATTTGTGGGAAAGGTCGATAAAAagttgaaacatatttttttaaccgcTCGAAagccatgtttttttatttatttatttatttataatacttttttcacaaatagtacaatggcggacttaacgccttaggcgttttctcccagtctacctacctttgggtggtggagaaatagcagtggtaggtgcagtTATTAGATATTATCTACATATGTTATGTAATTATGTTATGTTTGCGGTAGACAATTGTTACAAGTTCGTGACTGAGATGAGATGCATAATCTATGTTGTAAGTTGTACCTAGCACCATAGTACAAGGCTAGATTACCTAGGCCATGACCATTTTTATTCTagccaacaaaacaaaaaaacattatttctcatttgttttttttctttgggcacgctcccagtcgacagtgctggggatgaattttttttgacgccttttagttttagttttttttttagtacatatttttatctttattgtatttatatatttttttttgcattttagaaACTAACTTGCTGACCATTCAAATTACTTCAAATGTTGTGCTTAGTACTCTACTCATTATGTCATCGTGAATCAATTAACCGGTACTACCATAAACACCGGTAAACAAATCGATTATTGCAGCCGCCAAAATTTTCCGATACTGTAAATTTTACTTCAggttataataaacaaataaaaaaataataatacaaacgCACATGTCTAAAGATCCGGTTCCCGCGTAAACGTAGTTATAGATAAAAAACTCCAGAAAGAattcacttttttttttaatcacagACACACGTGCATACTGCCGCGAGTTTCGGAtggaactaaataaaatatgtgagCGGCCGCCTACATTATTACATTATCATTTTCGTCATGATTTTATACCGGTAGTCTATATTGTGCATTCATACAGACCTTTGAACGATGAGATGACAAAATGATGTGTCATTATCTTATACCGGGTCCATAATCTGATTAGATGGGCCGATGTTTCGGTTATAAGTCCAAATATTTGGGTGTACTAACACAGATTACGTTAATAGTTACTTCGGTCTATCTTTTTATCACTATTTATTAGAATGAAATTCACGTGCTGGAAGGGCAGTTTAGATAGACCTTTTATCGTAAGGTTTGAGTCATCGTATTATCAGTCAAATGTAGAAAAATCACCAAATATTCCGTATTTAACCAATACATGTCTATATCAGTTACATCGACCTTTGGACAATTTTAAGAGGATTGCTAAGCAAGCTCGCATACCTAGGTGAAGTAGATGACTAGTAAAGATATCGAGAATACCAGTTTCGTAGGAATTTCTCCTCCAGAGAAAAGGTCATCCTGAGTGCACTTAAGAATCCATACCTACATGCCTACGTAGTCGATGTAACTATTAAGTTCAGTATCCCGAGTACCTATCTGCCATATCTATGTAGAGAGAAATCATTTTAATCGATATGTGGAATGAGGTCTAGTTGGCCAGCTAACTTACTGACCGGTGAAAACaaatcatcgtcatcatcatcaagaagtttttttatttcataagaaaatgATTTGCTAAATAATTGTCAGCTTGAGAAATGCGTTAGAGTCACAAAATTTTCGCAGCATAAATGTATGCCTCTATACTAACATTATCAAAATTGAATTGGTTTCTTTGAAGCGCTTATTTCAGGAACAacaggaccgatttgaaaaattatttcaggtgTCCAAATTGAaatcagcggcggccctagccattgcgaggctgcgtgcggcaggtctatgcgaggccctttgtcttacgtgaaaagtatgtgttgcgagagtaggctggtgttttgatttagctaaacgtcatgtttgaggaaaaatgctcaagttaaacaaattaataaaattttatttttactacagtttatattgaaagaatcacaaaattaacaagtattaaaatgatctgatgcttgcgacttttcttaagactaaaatctttaattaaagcagaataatcgaaTGAATGAGCAGAAAGGGCTGAAAGTCgatcttgtgtcatcgaattccttaaacatgttttaataattttaagcctatttttcgatattattcgaattctcaagactatttcggtagtgggataaatttcagttaaattattttcttatatatatTTCAGCACCAATATTCAGCTCTCCGTATAACTgattcagggccgtctctagctcatgtagcgtccgggtgcaatcatgacccaagctgcctatgtattgaaagattgtaaCTTGAGTAGTTCGAAagtcgtaaataagaaagttcatacggaaactaggagttattttcttgttaataaaatgactaaaagcggcgctaccttctaggttcggctaaaaaagaatgaaaaaaataaaacaaagtcgaaagtaaagcacccgcgagcgtagcgagcgcaaaattttttgagctttgggtcactaaagcatcTAAACTTGTACAATAAACAACAGTCCatggtgaagtcgcgagcgtagcgagcgcgaaaatttttgtgttttgggtACTCCAATCAAGTTAGAAGGAGAAGGACTGCTAactgaacagccgcgagcgtagcgagcgcgattttttttgaattgtttgtttaagggctctcaaattaaactcggaattaagcacaaataaaaagaatccgtgactggatcgagagccagttgtttttattactttggtgttccaactttttgttaaattgaggactcaaaaagtaaacgcagaataaattagaaataaagaaaaaatgcgcatttttttttcttggaccagatatatatatttaaattatatattttttatattagtgtgggttgtagcgcgaggcccccccaagcgcgaggccctggggcccgattctcctaagttaataatgtcaaaatcgaatagaaatcgaatcgcaatatgatcgcaatagcagttttaaccatatcgggcattctgctactaataaaagaccaatcgtattcgattgacatttgattggtgcgatttttgtgattttggtctatactgtagtttgctgtacaatctttttgcaatcgtaaatcatttgcagacaaaatgattcattattaaatgacagaaaaggataaaaacgtttctttcaaagaaaaaatagcggaatgccacatacgcttcaatcgtaatcgagttgggattgggtctcagtcgaatcgagtcgaacgtgaatcgtatgacgcttaagtaaaattaggagaatcggggccctgtgcgatggcacagttcgcacacccctagggccgccactgattgtaatatttttttttctaagctAAAGGCATGATGACTTCTTAGCTAGATAAGCAAGTGTGTTTCAGCCTTTTCAGTTTGATTGTGTTAGTAGGGGTTTTCTAGTAGTCAGGCGAATTTGGGAAATCTTGCCTAGACTTGTTAGGCGATTAAACTTACTGGTCACTCGAGAGAAGAAGACCTCTATAattgtttctatattttatttcaaagccaGGAAGAGGAATATAACGAGACTTTATT includes the following:
- the LOC110381435 gene encoding fatty-acid amide hydrolase 2, which produces MNKTWRAVILYVRLIFDLAVDGIFSLFWHRRNKTIPPLDLKKHAVLTESATALAKKIRQKELKSEDLVRAVVERIKEVNPIINAIAVGRYDAAIAEAKEVDALIANGLPDAEFDKKPLLGVPFTTKESQAVEGMPFTLGLMSRRHVLATEDSEAIKRLKDAGGIVVACTNLPELLVWQETRNPLYGMTNNPHHTGRTTGGSSGAEAALTASCATVVSLCSDVGGSTRMPAFYCGMFGHHPTPGTTDCRGVLFRNGEEKDSMLALGFISKHVEDLGPLTKIIAGDKAPLLKLDREINFKDIKFYYMEKSKDLSVSTIRADLRGAMKRVITRISQQTMSTETAPQPYYHKAFNHMYSIWKHWMTKEPEDLATLCTNNKGSANGIVELLKKMVGLSRHCLFTVVRLLEHQYLPKVHAEWAEKITKELKEDLFSKLGDNGVLLMPSGPQPAPYHYSCFLRPYNFSYWAIVNTLKCPATQVPLGVNAQGLPLGIQVVAAPYNDALCLKVAEYLSKEFGGAVVACKYK